A part of Carettochelys insculpta isolate YL-2023 chromosome 1, ASM3395843v1, whole genome shotgun sequence genomic DNA contains:
- the LOC142002672 gene encoding olfactory receptor 52N2-like, whose amino-acid sequence MEVSNFTFSDPSTFILTGILGFESAHVWISIPFSVFYIIGILGNFTVLFIIVKEETLHKPMYLLVCMLALTDISMSTSVVPKTLCIFWFNLKSITLGGCLTQSFFLHMLSVMYSAILVIMAFDRYVAICNPLRYATIVSNARIAKLGLVGLIRAVLLMLPLPLLLSRLPFCASHTIPHTYCEHIAVAKISCGDITVNRMYGLLMSFIGTGFDLTLIVLSYSLIIRAIFSNSSKKAHQKALNTCTAHICVMLMSYTPFLFSTLTHRFGQGISSHIHIMLANLYFVLPPMLNPIIYGVKSKELCEKLGKYTWRR is encoded by the coding sequence ATGGAAGTTTCAAACTTCACCTTCTCTGACCCTTCAACATTCATTCTTACTGGTATCCTTGGCTTTGAATCTGCCCAtgtctggatttccatccctttctctgTATTCTACATTATTGGCATATTGGGGAATTTTACAGTTCTGTTTATCATAGTGAAAGAAGAGACCCTGCACAAGCCAATGTATTTGCTGGTCTGTATGCTGGCACTCACGGACATCAGCATGTCTACCTCTGTCGTGCCAAAAACACTGTGCATATTTTGGTTCAATTTGAAAAGCATTACCCTCGGTGGGTGCCTGACTCAGTCATTCTTCCTTCATATGCTTTCTGTTATGTACTCAGCCATTCTTGTGATaatggcctttgatcgctacGTTGCGATATGCAACCCGCTGAGATACGCTACCATCGTCTCTAATGCACGGATAGCTAAGCTAGGGCTAGTGGGTTTAATAAGAGCTGTTCTCCTCatgttacccctgcccctgctcctgagcagacTGCCTTTCTGTGCCAGCCATACTATCCCTCATACCTACTGTGAGCACATTGCTGTGGCAAAGATTTCCTGTGGGGATATCACAGTCAACAGGATGTATGGCTTACTGATGTCCTTTATAGGCACAGGGTTTGATCTGACACTCATTGTCCTGTCCTATAGTTTGATCATCAGGGCCATATTCAGCAACTCCTCGAAGAAAGCCCACCAGAAAGCCCTCAACACTTGTACAGCCCACATCTGTGTGATGCTGATGTCTTATACTCCCTTCCTTTTTTCCACTCTTACACACAGGTTTGGTCAGGGCATCTCTTCCCACATACACATCATGTTGGCCAATCTCTATTTTGTGCTCCCCCCCATGCTCAACCCTATCATTTATGGGGTGAAAAGCAAAGAACTTTGTGAGAAACTGGGCAAGTACACCTGGAGAAGATGA